One Cryptomeria japonica chromosome 9, Sugi_1.0, whole genome shotgun sequence genomic window carries:
- the LOC131071656 gene encoding LOW QUALITY PROTEIN: peroxidase 3 (The sequence of the model RefSeq protein was modified relative to this genomic sequence to represent the inferred CDS: inserted 1 base in 1 codon), translating into MDRTLAAPLLRMHFHDCFARGCDGSVLLNSTANNVAEREAAPNLSLRGFEVIDEAKAELEKKCPGIVSCADIIALVARDAVVCNGGPFWEVRTGRRDGVISIMNEALDNIPSPFFNFSKVQASFASKGLKISDLVALSGAHTNGMGHCNSFSNRLYNLTGKGDMDPSLDANYAQFLKSKCTSLEDNTTTVXNDSALLTHSIAKEFVDRQLNTDSFLENFKKSIQQMSEIEVLTRTAGQIRHQCSFVN; encoded by the exons ATGGATCGAACTCTTGCGGCTCCTCTCTTACGCATGCATTTCCATGACTGTTTTGCGCGA GGCTGCGATGGGTCAGTACTTCTGAATTCCACAGCGAACAACGTAGCAGAAAGAGAGGCCGCTCCAAACCTGAGCCTGCGCGGATTTGAAGTAATTGATGAAGCGAAAGCAGAATTGGAGAAGAAATGTCCAGGCATCGTTTCATGTGCTGACATCATCGCACTGGTTGCACGAGATGCTGTCGTTTGT AACGGAGGACCATTCTGGGAGGTGAGGACTGGACGAAGGGATGGAGTGATATCCATTATGAATGAGGCTTTGGACAATATTCCATCCCCATTTTTTAACTTCTCAAAAGTTCAGGCATCGTTTGCAAGCAAAGGGTTGAAGATTTCAGACCTAGTTGCTCTTTCAG GTGCACATACGAATGGAATGGGTCACTGCAATTCATTCAGCAACAGACTGTATAATTTAACGGGCAAAGGAGACATGGACCCTTCCCTGGATGCCAACTACGCTCAATTTTTAAAGAGTAAATGTACCAGCCTTGAGGACAATACAACCACAG GAAATGACTCCGCCCTTCTTACACATTCCATCGCCAAAGAGTTTGTGGATAGGCAATTGAACACGGACAGTTTTCTCGAAAATTTCAAGAAGTCCATTCAACAGATGTCCGAAATCGAAGTGCTCACCAGAACGGCAGGGCAAATCAGGCATCAGTGTTCCTTCGTGAACTAA